One segment of Proteus appendicitidis DNA contains the following:
- a CDS encoding MFS transporter, with the protein MTYRYRIASIFLLGFFIDCINIFMSAIALPAIADDMQISIVSVTWVSNSYILGLTLIIPLSHWLSQRFGIKALMVTSMLMFSLSVALVGYSHSFIELIFWRFIQGVSGGLLIPIGQALTFQYFQGHERSKISTLIMAIALIAPAISPTLGGFIVDVVSWRWVFYSNIPFSLITAFLAFIWVKEPLPKENAMPDIKGIILISLIIVSGLFALSAYGEYHSTLLALLIAVLSIIFAVLYYYHYRHHSSPVINLALLKNRNLSLSIFIYYCIPGVFTGVNILAIFYLQQYLKFTGQGTGVFMLLYALGAFISMTISGSLYNKLGMKRLFIIALLLHSIGIALLSIVNSNTDIPLLIIAYLIIGVGGGVGANTAQTTALYDFSAQKLVQASIIWNINRQVVFSLGATMVAMLFNILSLFCLPQTAYSMTFLICALIGILPLTLLFTLKKKVITQEIQDEF; encoded by the coding sequence ATGACTTACCGTTATCGAATTGCATCTATATTTTTGCTGGGCTTCTTTATCGATTGTATTAACATTTTTATGTCAGCTATTGCATTACCTGCAATTGCCGATGATATGCAGATCTCTATCGTTTCTGTTACATGGGTTTCAAATAGTTATATTTTAGGATTAACATTAATTATTCCCTTGAGTCATTGGTTATCTCAACGTTTTGGAATTAAAGCATTGATGGTAACGTCAATGTTGATGTTTAGTTTATCAGTTGCATTAGTGGGATATTCTCACTCTTTTATCGAACTTATTTTTTGGCGCTTTATTCAAGGTGTGAGTGGTGGGCTGTTAATCCCAATTGGGCAAGCATTAACTTTTCAATATTTTCAAGGGCATGAGAGAAGTAAAATATCAACACTTATTATGGCAATAGCCTTGATTGCACCTGCGATATCGCCAACATTAGGTGGATTTATTGTTGATGTTGTTTCGTGGCGTTGGGTTTTTTATAGCAATATTCCATTCTCATTGATAACCGCGTTTCTAGCCTTTATCTGGGTAAAAGAGCCTTTACCGAAAGAAAACGCTATGCCTGATATTAAAGGTATCATTCTTATTAGTTTGATCATTGTATCTGGATTGTTCGCGTTATCTGCTTATGGTGAATATCACTCAACATTACTTGCTTTATTGATTGCCGTACTTTCAATCATTTTTGCTGTACTTTATTATTATCATTATCGGCACCATTCATCACCGGTTATTAATTTAGCATTATTAAAAAATAGAAATCTATCACTCTCTATTTTTATTTATTACTGTATTCCGGGTGTTTTTACTGGCGTAAATATTCTCGCTATTTTTTATTTACAACAATATTTAAAATTTACAGGTCAAGGTACAGGTGTTTTTATGTTGTTGTATGCACTGGGTGCCTTTATTTCGATGACAATAAGTGGTTCGCTTTATAATAAATTAGGTATGAAACGCTTATTTATTATTGCGTTGCTATTACATAGTATTGGTATCGCTTTATTGAGTATTGTAAATAGTAATACAGATATTCCATTACTTATTATTGCATATCTAATTATCGGAGTGGGTGGGGGAGTGGGTGCTAACACCGCTCAAACCACGGCATTGTATGACTTTAGTGCGCAGAAGTTAGTTCAAGCAAGTATTATTTGGAATATTAACAGGCAAGTTGTTTTTAGTCTCGGGGCAACTATGGTTGCTATGTTATTTAATATTCTTTCTCTTTTTTGTTTACCACAAACTGCTTATAGCATGACTTTTTTAATATGTGCATTGATAGGTATATTACCTCTTACTTTATTATTTACATTAAAGAAAAAAGTTATTACACAGGAAATACAAGATGAATTTTAA
- the ybgC gene encoding tol-pal system-associated acyl-CoA thioesterase, whose product MQFLWPVRVYYEDTDAGGVVYHASYLKYFERARTELLREKGFHQHDLREYNHVAFVVRKLSIEYIAPARLDNLLQVESEITALRGVSMTFSQKIINEDGCVLCSAEVLIVCVDSSKMKPVALPKSIIAEFK is encoded by the coding sequence ATGCAGTTTCTTTGGCCTGTTCGTGTTTATTATGAAGATACTGATGCCGGTGGTGTTGTTTATCACGCCAGTTATCTGAAATATTTTGAACGCGCTAGAACTGAACTACTCAGAGAAAAAGGTTTTCATCAGCATGATTTACGGGAGTATAATCATGTTGCATTTGTTGTACGTAAATTATCAATAGAATATATTGCGCCAGCTCGACTTGATAATCTTTTGCAAGTAGAAAGTGAAATTACCGCATTGCGTGGTGTTTCGATGACATTTTCTCAAAAGATTATTAATGAAGATGGTTGTGTATTATGTAGCGCAGAAGTGCTCATTGTCTGCGTAGATTCATCAAAAATGAAGCCAGTAGCGCTTCCTAAGTCCATTATCGCGGAGTTTAAGTAG
- the tolR gene encoding colicin uptake protein TolR: MARGRSSRRGVKSEINIVPLLDVLLVLLLIFMATAPIISQSVEVDLPEATETQTVSSSDNPPVIVEVAGVGQYNIRVDQEVLELLPQEQIMAEAKRQLEKNPKVVFLIGGAKDVPYDEIIKALNMLRQAGVKSVGLMTQPM, translated from the coding sequence ATGGCACGAGGTCGCAGTAGCCGCCGAGGCGTAAAATCAGAGATTAACATTGTTCCTTTGCTCGACGTATTATTAGTGCTGTTACTTATTTTTATGGCTACGGCACCGATTATCTCGCAAAGTGTTGAGGTTGATCTTCCTGAAGCAACAGAGACACAAACTGTTTCAAGTAGCGATAATCCTCCTGTGATTGTTGAAGTTGCAGGTGTTGGGCAATATAACATTCGTGTTGATCAGGAAGTATTAGAATTATTACCACAAGAACAGATTATGGCTGAAGCTAAACGACAACTGGAAAAAAATCCGAAAGTTGTCTTTCTTATTGGCGGTGCTAAAGATGTTCCTTATGATGAGATAATTAAAGCGCTCAACATGTTACGTCAAGCAGGTGTTAAATCTGTAGGTTTAATGACTCAGCCTATGTAA
- a CDS encoding LysR family transcriptional regulator produces the protein MQNQIDRIRSFIAVVDTGSFTQAAKYLRLSKSMVSIHIKALETELDVSLLNRNTRRFSLTETGEMLYQDFRQVLIQLEQTLDKARLGQQELQGSLRLSSTAEFGEHYILPLLNQFMQLHPKLKVQYAFNSSIEDLINHKLDLAIRLGTLKDSNYRSTKLADYEISLVISPHLLQKFSIKTINDLSAIPYLANSNLRQSKLSASSEFNTLLSQLAQDAYFETNTIAALKKMVLSHAGMTILPHWYIHQELLEEKLVVLFPELSLLTQSVNIIFPYSEHIPRKTRLFIDYLKENIQL, from the coding sequence ATGCAAAATCAAATTGATCGAATTCGCTCGTTTATTGCTGTTGTCGATACGGGATCATTTACTCAAGCAGCAAAATATTTGCGCCTCAGTAAATCGATGGTAAGTATTCATATCAAGGCGTTAGAAACAGAATTAGATGTATCATTACTTAATCGTAATACTCGTCGATTCTCACTGACAGAAACAGGAGAAATGCTTTATCAGGATTTTCGCCAAGTGTTAATTCAATTAGAACAAACATTGGATAAAGCGCGATTAGGTCAACAAGAATTACAGGGATCGTTGCGGTTAAGTTCAACGGCTGAATTTGGTGAACACTACATTTTGCCATTACTTAATCAATTTATGCAGTTGCATCCGAAGCTAAAAGTACAGTATGCGTTTAATTCTTCTATTGAGGATTTAATAAACCATAAACTTGATCTTGCTATTCGTCTTGGCACATTAAAAGACAGTAATTATCGGTCTACAAAACTGGCTGATTATGAGATAAGTTTGGTTATCTCACCTCATTTGTTGCAAAAATTCTCAATAAAAACCATTAATGACTTGAGCGCTATTCCTTATTTAGCAAATAGTAATTTGCGCCAAAGTAAGCTTTCAGCCTCTTCAGAATTCAATACCCTACTTTCTCAATTAGCTCAAGATGCCTATTTCGAAACGAATACTATTGCTGCATTAAAGAAAATGGTACTTTCGCATGCTGGAATGACTATTTTGCCACATTGGTATATTCATCAAGAATTATTAGAAGAAAAATTAGTGGTGCTGTTTCCTGAACTATCGCTATTAACACAATCCGTTAATATTATTTTTCCTTATAGCGAGCATATCCCAAGAAAAACACGTTTATTTATTGATTATTTGAAAGAAAATATTCAATTATAG
- the cydA gene encoding cytochrome ubiquinol oxidase subunit I — translation MFDIVELSRLQFALTAMYHFLFVPLTLGMAFMLAIMETIYVLSGKQVYKDMTKFWGKLFGINFALGVATGLTMEFQFGTNWSYFSHYVGDIFGAPLAIEGLMAFFLESTFVGLFFFGWDRLGKKQHLMVTWLVAFGSNFSALWILVANGWMQNPVAADFNFETMRMEMLSFADLVLNPVAQVKFVHTVAAGYCTGAFFVLGISSYYLLKGRDIGFAKRSFAVAATFGIAAVLSVIVLGDESGYEMGDVQKTKLAAIEGEWHTEAAPAAFNLIAFPNQEKMENSFALQIPYVMGIIATRSFDTPVLGLHDLMSQHEVRIRNGMKAYELLNELRSGNTDPTVRAAFNDAKKDLGYGLLLKRYTNNVSDATEAQIKSAVKDSIPKVAPLFWSFRIMVAAGFLMLLVVAISFWTVLSNRIGNYKWLLRAALFSIPLPWIAVEAGWFVAEYGRQPWAIGEILPTAVATSSLTQADLLVSMGLICGLYTLFLVAEMFLMFKFGRLGPSSLKTGRYHFEQKNASSAQSK, via the coding sequence ATGTTTGATATTGTCGAACTGTCACGGTTACAGTTTGCCTTAACAGCAATGTATCACTTCCTGTTTGTCCCATTAACGCTGGGTATGGCGTTTATGCTGGCAATCATGGAAACGATATATGTTCTGTCGGGTAAACAAGTTTACAAAGATATGACAAAGTTCTGGGGTAAGTTATTTGGTATTAACTTTGCTCTGGGTGTCGCAACTGGGTTGACCATGGAGTTCCAATTTGGTACTAACTGGTCATATTTCTCTCATTACGTCGGTGATATCTTCGGTGCGCCTTTAGCAATCGAAGGTTTAATGGCGTTCTTCTTAGAATCAACTTTCGTCGGATTGTTCTTCTTTGGCTGGGATCGTTTAGGTAAGAAGCAGCACTTGATGGTAACTTGGTTAGTTGCTTTCGGTTCTAACTTCTCTGCACTGTGGATCCTTGTTGCGAATGGTTGGATGCAAAACCCTGTCGCTGCAGACTTCAACTTTGAAACCATGCGAATGGAAATGTTGAGTTTTGCTGATCTGGTTTTAAACCCTGTCGCTCAAGTTAAATTTGTTCACACCGTTGCTGCTGGTTACTGTACTGGTGCATTCTTTGTTCTGGGTATCAGCTCTTACTACCTGCTCAAAGGTCGTGATATCGGTTTTGCAAAACGTTCTTTCGCAGTTGCTGCTACTTTTGGTATCGCAGCTGTATTATCTGTTATCGTACTGGGTGATGAATCTGGTTACGAAATGGGTGACGTACAGAAAACTAAACTGGCTGCAATTGAAGGTGAATGGCATACAGAAGCAGCTCCAGCTGCATTTAATCTGATTGCATTCCCTAATCAAGAAAAAATGGAAAACTCGTTTGCATTACAAATTCCTTATGTCATGGGTATTATTGCAACGCGTTCTTTCGATACACCAGTATTAGGTCTGCATGACTTGATGAGTCAACACGAAGTTCGTATTCGTAATGGTATGAAAGCTTACGAATTATTAAACGAACTACGTTCAGGTAATACCGATCCAACGGTACGCGCTGCATTTAATGACGCCAAAAAAGATTTAGGCTATGGCTTATTGCTTAAGCGTTATACAAATAATGTCTCCGATGCAACGGAAGCGCAAATTAAATCTGCTGTAAAAGACTCTATTCCTAAAGTCGCACCACTGTTCTGGTCATTCCGTATCATGGTTGCCGCAGGCTTCCTGATGTTACTGGTTGTTGCGATTTCCTTCTGGACAGTTCTGTCTAACCGTATTGGTAACTATAAATGGTTACTGCGTGCTGCTCTGTTTAGTATTCCATTACCATGGATTGCAGTTGAAGCAGGTTGGTTTGTTGCAGAATATGGGCGTCAACCATGGGCGATTGGTGAAATCCTGCCTACGGCTGTAGCAACTTCTTCACTGACACAGGCTGATCTCCTTGTATCTATGGGTCTTATCTGTGGTCTATATACATTATTCCTAGTTGCTGAAATGTTCCTGATGTTCAAATTTGGTCGCCTTGGGCCGAGTAGCCTGAAGACGGGTCGCTATCACTTTGAACAGAAGAACGCATCTTCTGCACAAAGTAAGTAA
- the tolA gene encoding cell envelope integrity protein TolA yields MGKKTKPTRSKLSGSVILSTALHLLVIALLIWGSLTQKWDLGGGGGSDGQVIDAIMVDPNAVVQQYNQQKAQQANVQKAEQERKERAEQQEEELRQQQVKEQERLKTLEVERLQAKEAAEAQKRESALAAAKAKEEQKVAEEAAAQAKAERDRILKEQADAKKQAEAEAKKQAELAAKQKAEEEAKAKAEADAKAKAEADAKAKAEADAKAKAAAEAKAKAAAEAKAKAAAQQQSKAVDSLLDGLVADGSKQSGASAAGQGGGNRTGANDAGIDRYTGQVKVAIQQKFFDSDLYKGRKCDLKISIAPDGMLISAKAVGGDPALCQVALQAAKMATLPKPPKDIYEKVKSPTIEFKP; encoded by the coding sequence GTGGGAAAGAAGACGAAACCAACCCGAAGTAAATTGAGCGGTTCAGTTATCTTGTCTACCGCCTTGCATTTACTTGTTATCGCATTGCTTATCTGGGGGTCATTAACTCAGAAATGGGATTTAGGTGGTGGCGGTGGATCTGATGGACAAGTTATTGATGCTATTATGGTTGATCCTAATGCGGTGGTACAACAGTATAACCAGCAAAAAGCGCAACAAGCTAACGTCCAAAAAGCCGAGCAAGAGCGAAAAGAGCGTGCAGAGCAACAAGAAGAAGAGTTGCGTCAGCAGCAAGTGAAAGAACAAGAACGTTTGAAAACGTTAGAAGTTGAACGTTTACAAGCGAAAGAGGCGGCAGAAGCTCAAAAACGTGAATCTGCATTAGCCGCCGCTAAAGCAAAAGAAGAACAAAAAGTTGCAGAAGAAGCGGCTGCACAAGCGAAAGCAGAGCGTGATCGCATCTTAAAAGAACAAGCAGACGCTAAAAAACAAGCGGAAGCAGAAGCGAAGAAACAAGCAGAATTAGCCGCGAAACAAAAAGCGGAAGAAGAAGCGAAGGCCAAAGCTGAAGCCGATGCAAAAGCCAAAGCAGAAGCGGATGCAAAAGCTAAAGCTGAAGCCGATGCTAAAGCAAAGGCTGCCGCAGAAGCGAAAGCTAAAGCAGCAGCAGAAGCTAAGGCAAAAGCGGCTGCTCAACAGCAAAGTAAAGCAGTAGATAGTTTACTTGATGGTTTAGTGGCTGACGGTAGTAAACAAAGTGGTGCTTCTGCAGCAGGTCAAGGTGGTGGAAATCGTACTGGTGCGAATGATGCGGGTATTGATCGCTATACAGGGCAAGTGAAAGTTGCTATCCAACAGAAGTTTTTTGATTCTGATTTGTATAAAGGTCGTAAGTGTGACCTTAAAATAAGTATTGCACCAGACGGAATGTTGATAAGTGCGAAAGCGGTAGGTGGAGATCCGGCTTTATGCCAAGTCGCATTACAAGCGGCGAAAATGGCGACATTACCTAAGCCACCAAAGGATATTTACGAGAAAGTAAAATCACCAACAATTGAGTTTAAGCCATAA
- the ybgE gene encoding cyd operon protein YbgE translates to MLDKSYQLLDKGPIRALVLIMALAMAFCVMWDPSRFAANTSSLAIWQGILLIWSVCAGATFGLAFRPKHIVAKCLLHPIPAIIILVVGLSYFFF, encoded by the coding sequence ATGTTGGATAAAAGCTACCAACTACTAGACAAGGGCCCTATTAGGGCTCTTGTTTTAATCATGGCGTTGGCTATGGCATTTTGTGTCATGTGGGACCCTAGCCGATTTGCAGCGAACACAAGTTCATTGGCAATTTGGCAAGGTATTCTTCTTATTTGGTCTGTATGTGCTGGTGCAACTTTTGGTCTAGCATTTCGTCCTAAACATATTGTCGCAAAATGTTTATTACATCCAATCCCAGCAATTATTATTTTAGTTGTTGGATTAAGTTACTTTTTCTTCTAA
- the tolQ gene encoding Tol-Pal system protein TolQ has translation MADMNVIDLFLKAGLLVKLIMLLLIGFSIASWAIIIQRTKVLNAADREAADFEDKFWSGTDLARLYKDSQARRDELSGSEQIFHSGFKEFARLHQASVHAPDAVVNGASRAMRVSFNRELESLENHIPFLGTVGSISPYIGLFGTVWGIMHAFIALGSVKQATLQMVAPGIAEALIATAIGLFAAIPAVMAYNRFTQRVNKLEQSYDNFMEEFLTILHRQAFASAEKK, from the coding sequence GTGGCTGACATGAATGTTATCGATCTCTTCCTAAAAGCAGGGCTTTTAGTCAAGTTGATCATGTTGCTTTTAATCGGATTTTCTATTGCATCTTGGGCGATTATTATTCAGCGAACTAAAGTTCTGAATGCCGCCGATCGTGAAGCTGCAGATTTTGAAGATAAATTCTGGTCAGGTACTGATTTGGCTCGTTTATATAAAGATAGCCAAGCACGTCGTGATGAATTATCTGGTTCAGAGCAAATTTTTCATTCTGGCTTTAAAGAATTTGCCCGTTTGCATCAAGCAAGCGTCCATGCTCCTGATGCGGTTGTTAATGGTGCATCAAGGGCTATGCGTGTCTCTTTCAACCGTGAATTAGAATCTTTAGAAAATCATATTCCTTTCCTTGGTACTGTTGGCTCTATCAGCCCATATATTGGTCTGTTTGGTACAGTTTGGGGGATTATGCACGCATTTATTGCATTAGGTAGTGTTAAACAAGCGACATTACAAATGGTAGCACCCGGCATTGCTGAAGCGCTGATTGCAACAGCTATCGGTTTATTTGCGGCAATCCCCGCAGTTATGGCTTATAACCGGTTTACGCAGCGTGTAAATAAACTGGAACAAAGTTACGATAACTTTATGGAAGAGTTCCTGACGATTTTACATCGCCAAGCTTTTGCCTCCGCAGAAAAGAAATAG
- the cydB gene encoding cytochrome d ubiquinol oxidase subunit II, which produces MFDYEVLRFVWWLLIGILLIGFAVTDGFDMGVGVLLRVIAKDDTERRILINSVAPHWDGNQVWLITAGGALFAAWPMVYAAAFSGFYFGMIFVLAALFFRPVGFDYRSKLESPKWRGMWDWGIFIGSFVPPLVIGVAFGNLLQGVPLEVDSMQRVSYNGTTNALINLLSLLNPYGLLAGVVSLMMIVAHGASYLQMRTTGELHERTRKTTYITSLITFIAFALAGVWLIYGIDGFIITSAIDTAGPSSPLLKTVSHEAGAWMTNYNNYPVLWALPALGLLSPLLAIVATKANKGGWAFLFTSLTIACVILTCGVTMFPFVMPSSTFPDVSLTMWDATSSLFTLQVMTVVAIIFVPIVLLYTIWCYWKMHGRLDKKFIEGNNHTLY; this is translated from the coding sequence ATGTTTGATTATGAAGTATTGCGATTTGTTTGGTGGCTACTGATTGGTATCTTACTGATTGGCTTTGCAGTCACTGATGGTTTTGATATGGGTGTTGGTGTGTTACTACGCGTTATCGCTAAAGATGACACTGAACGCCGTATTTTGATTAACTCTGTTGCACCTCACTGGGATGGTAACCAAGTATGGTTAATCACAGCGGGTGGTGCATTATTCGCTGCATGGCCAATGGTTTATGCTGCGGCATTCTCTGGTTTCTATTTCGGTATGATCTTCGTACTGGCGGCATTATTCTTCCGTCCAGTTGGTTTTGATTACCGTTCTAAACTGGAATCTCCAAAATGGCGTGGCATGTGGGATTGGGGTATCTTTATTGGTAGCTTCGTTCCACCATTAGTTATCGGTGTTGCTTTTGGTAACCTGTTACAAGGTGTTCCATTAGAAGTCGATAGTATGCAACGTGTATCTTATAACGGTACGACTAACGCTCTGATTAACCTATTAAGCCTGTTAAACCCATACGGTTTATTAGCGGGTGTGGTTAGCTTAATGATGATTGTTGCACACGGTGCAAGTTATCTTCAAATGCGTACTACTGGTGAGTTACATGAGCGTACTCGTAAAACAACGTACATTACCTCACTAATTACGTTTATCGCATTCGCATTAGCAGGTGTATGGTTAATCTATGGTATCGATGGCTTTATTATTACAAGCGCTATTGATACAGCAGGACCATCATCTCCACTGCTGAAAACCGTTTCTCATGAAGCGGGTGCTTGGATGACTAACTACAACAACTATCCAGTATTATGGGCACTGCCGGCCTTAGGTCTGTTATCTCCATTACTGGCGATTGTTGCAACTAAAGCAAACAAAGGTGGTTGGGCATTCCTGTTCACTTCACTGACTATTGCTTGTGTTATCCTGACTTGTGGTGTGACTATGTTCCCATTTGTGATGCCTTCGAGCACATTCCCAGATGTGAGCTTAACAATGTGGGATGCAACTTCTAGCTTGTTTACTCTGCAAGTCATGACAGTTGTTGCGATTATCTTTGTACCTATCGTTCTCCTTTACACTATCTGGTGTTACTGGAAAATGCATGGTCGCCTTGATAAGAAATTTATCGAAGGCAATAATCATACTCTTTACTAA
- a CDS encoding DUF4440 domain-containing protein: MNFNNDLIIESIKSLHDEIETVFTQYPLSITAITKIENLLSPEFSMVGISGKAVSYDEVIAMFKQNAGKRSGLKIKTDDYKIIHQSDCLALVRYQETHSENKKILRRESVVLLRRNSHDESWQWYYLHETPISNN, translated from the coding sequence ATGAATTTTAATAATGATTTAATTATAGAAAGCATTAAATCTTTGCATGATGAAATTGAAACGGTTTTTACACAATATCCACTATCAATTACTGCCATTACAAAAATAGAAAATCTCTTATCTCCAGAATTTTCAATGGTTGGGATCAGCGGAAAAGCGGTGAGTTATGATGAAGTTATCGCGATGTTCAAACAAAATGCAGGAAAAAGAAGTGGTCTGAAAATAAAAACGGATGATTATAAAATAATTCACCAGTCAGATTGTTTGGCGCTTGTCCGATATCAAGAAACACATAGTGAAAATAAGAAAATTCTTAGACGTGAGTCTGTGGTGTTATTGAGACGCAATTCTCATGATGAGAGTTGGCAATGGTACTATCTTCATGAAACCCCAATCTCAAATAATTGA
- the cydX gene encoding cytochrome bd-I oxidase subunit CydX yields MWYFAWILGTLFACSIAVIAGLAFEHAEAKKTSESEE; encoded by the coding sequence ATGTGGTATTTTGCATGGATCCTCGGCACACTCTTCGCTTGTAGTATTGCGGTGATCGCAGGACTGGCTTTCGAACACGCTGAAGCCAAAAAAACTTCAGAAAGTGAAGAATAA